One genomic segment of Ignavibacteriota bacterium includes these proteins:
- a CDS encoding tyrosine-type recombinase/integrase, with product MASIYSRGGILWLGWLEYQDDKRVHAQESLKLRDTKLNRKIANEIKKNKEYELKNTQIYYIGKVKVKTAIDRFLETKNKKKKNTYDIYDYSLKKLSGYNEKYLNDIGKNDIDKIISSLQAEKKKEQTIITYLKHIKIFFDYCVKNRFIKSNPVIIPKAKVDNVVKIISDTELEKIFEHFKNRNKKHYYLLQLLFNTGLRISELLSVKWDDINYNKKTIIIRNTKGNRDEEIILSETTEKILNEIPREYDKIFDYKNRQSLKAIRRELTEFGYTFHDFRRTYGTKCARILKPFELKKVMRHKDIRTTDKYYINIELDEIRSKINF from the coding sequence ATGGCTTCAATATATTCAAGAGGTGGAATACTCTGGTTAGGATGGCTTGAATACCAAGATGATAAAAGGGTACATGCACAAGAAAGTCTTAAACTTAGAGATACAAAATTAAACCGCAAAATAGCGAATGAGATAAAAAAGAATAAAGAGTATGAACTAAAAAATACTCAAATTTATTATATCGGTAAAGTAAAAGTTAAAACTGCGATTGATAGATTTTTAGAAACAAAAAATAAGAAAAAAAAAAACACTTATGATATTTACGATTATTCATTAAAGAAGCTAAGTGGATATAATGAAAAATATTTGAATGATATAGGTAAGAATGATATTGATAAAATAATCAGCAGCTTACAAGCTGAGAAAAAGAAAGAACAAACAATAATTACTTACCTAAAACACATTAAAATATTTTTTGATTATTGTGTAAAAAATAGATTTATAAAGAGTAATCCGGTAATAATTCCGAAAGCAAAAGTTGATAATGTTGTAAAGATAATAAGTGATACAGAGCTTGAGAAAATTTTTGAACATTTTAAAAACAGAAACAAAAAACATTATTATCTTTTGCAATTATTATTCAATACCGGTTTACGAATAAGTGAATTATTAAGTGTAAAATGGGATGATATTAATTACAACAAGAAAACAATAATCATCAGGAACACGAAAGGGAACAGAGACGAAGAAATAATTTTATCTGAAACAACGGAAAAAATATTAAATGAAATTCCAAGGGAGTATGATAAAATATTTGACTATAAGAACAGGCAATCGTTAAAAGCAATAAGAAGGGAATTAACTGAATTTGGTTATACCTTTCATGATTTCCGCAGAACATACGGAACGAAATGTGCAAGAATATTGAAGCCATTTGAATTGAAAAAAGTTATGAGACACAAAGATATTAGAACGACAGATAAATATTATATCAACATAGAACTTGATGAAATAAGAAGTAAGATTAATTTTTAG
- a CDS encoding amidophosphoribosyltransferase, with the protein MDKPQCHCGIFGIFGVQDPAIYTYYGLHSLQHRGQEASGIITSSNTESGKVKFNIHKGIGLVSEVFANSEVFETKLPGFAAIGHNRYSTTGASESEKNIQPFTVNYRMGNLAIAHNGQLTNSDKIRKELVDDGAIFQTTSDTEVILHLIARCKLESQVEQVVEALRKVEGAYSIVILTDDKLIAARDPNGFRPLVLGKINDSFVIASETCAFDINKIEYIRDVEPGELIIIDKDLKSVDDIKSYRINTVQIEKKHCVFEFIYFSRPDSRIFGSNVDKIRRKLGKVLANHHPVYPDNPEEKVIVISVPDSSNTVAIGYQTQLEKMGIKSKHEIGLIRSHYIGRTFILPGQGKREVGVRIKFNTVKGVLEDKKVVLIDDSIVRGTTSKQLIKLIREAGARSIHVRISSPPILHPCYYGMDFPSAEELIANKFNGDIKEIENYLGVDSLSYMTLDQMLEAMVDHTPDNFCTACFSGNYPIPVNTNFEKSAYEI; encoded by the coding sequence ATTGATAAACCTCAATGTCATTGTGGTATTTTTGGAATATTTGGAGTTCAAGATCCAGCTATTTATACATATTATGGTTTGCATTCGCTTCAACATCGTGGTCAAGAAGCAAGTGGGATTATTACATCTTCAAATACAGAATCCGGAAAAGTTAAATTTAATATTCACAAGGGCATTGGATTAGTTTCGGAAGTTTTTGCTAATTCAGAAGTATTTGAAACAAAACTACCTGGATTTGCCGCAATTGGACATAATAGATATTCTACCACGGGAGCATCAGAATCCGAAAAAAATATCCAACCATTTACTGTTAATTATAGAATGGGAAATCTTGCAATTGCTCATAATGGTCAATTAACAAATTCAGATAAAATAAGAAAAGAATTAGTTGATGACGGCGCAATTTTCCAAACAACTAGTGATACCGAAGTAATTTTGCATTTAATTGCTCGATGTAAACTTGAATCGCAAGTTGAACAAGTTGTTGAAGCATTGAGAAAAGTGGAAGGAGCATATTCAATAGTAATTTTGACGGACGATAAACTAATTGCTGCGCGTGATCCCAATGGATTTAGACCTTTGGTTCTTGGTAAAATTAATGATTCTTTTGTAATTGCATCTGAAACATGTGCTTTTGATATAAATAAAATTGAGTATATAAGAGATGTTGAACCGGGAGAATTAATTATTATTGATAAAGATTTAAAAAGTGTAGATGATATAAAGTCTTACAGAATAAATACTGTACAAATTGAGAAAAAACATTGTGTATTTGAATTTATTTATTTTTCAAGACCGGATAGCAGAATTTTTGGATCAAATGTTGATAAAATTAGAAGAAAACTTGGTAAAGTTTTAGCAAACCATCATCCGGTTTATCCCGATAATCCAGAAGAAAAAGTGATTGTTATAAGTGTACCCGATAGTTCAAACACAGTTGCCATTGGTTATCAAACCCAATTAGAAAAAATGGGAATTAAATCAAAACATGAAATTGGATTAATTAGAAGTCATTATATTGGCAGAACTTTTATTCTACCTGGACAAGGAAAAAGGGAAGTAGGCGTTAGAATAAAATTTAATACGGTTAAAGGTGTTCTTGAAGATAAAAAAGTAGTTCTAATAGATGATTCTATTGTACGCGGAACAACATCAAAGCAATTAATTAAATTAATTAGAGAAGCCGGAGCGCGTTCAATTCACGTAAGAATTTCCTCTCCGCCGATTTTGCATCCTTGCTATTATGGAATGGATTTTCCATCTGCCGAAGAATTAATTGCTAATAAATTTAATGGCGATATAAAAGAAATTGAAAATTATCTTGGTGTCGATTCATTAAGTTATATGACTCTTGATCAAATGCTGGAAGCTATGGTTGATCATACTCCGGATAATTTTTGTACTGCATGCTTTTCGGGTAATTACCCAATACCGGTAAATACAAACTTCGAAAAGTCAGCATATGAAATATAA